In Candidatus Sedimenticola sp. (ex Thyasira tokunagai), the following proteins share a genomic window:
- a CDS encoding trypsin-like peptidase domain-containing protein — MSKLHGVLILLLMLPPWLCRGAEPSLIRAELKNGTVIEAPLLMEKSNWLLLDLGFDILKIPQNQVADLRVKDSSLSTQKTGTQHSGLYTINSQPPQRSDIKKQVESTSEAVLRVRTPTGLGSGFLIQSDGYVVTNHHVIDGEHEITLTLFEKGESELRPILFDNVRIVALSPHLDLALLKIEGNGGKTLPVLALGDSHSLAQGEDVFSIGSPLGFDRTVSQGIISLRNRPMDGQLYLQSTVQINPGNSGGPLFNLRGEVVGVNNMKIQAVGIEGLSFAIPANRLRVFLDNIDAYAFDARNTNNGYRYNAPMTHHGKGKKGK, encoded by the coding sequence ATGTCTAAACTGCATGGCGTACTGATCTTGTTGCTCATGCTGCCGCCCTGGCTCTGCCGGGGTGCCGAACCTTCACTGATACGGGCTGAGCTAAAGAACGGCACAGTGATTGAAGCCCCACTGCTGATGGAGAAGAGTAACTGGCTGCTGTTGGATCTTGGCTTCGATATCCTGAAAATCCCACAGAACCAGGTGGCCGATTTGCGGGTTAAAGACTCTTCTCTCTCTACTCAGAAAACTGGCACACAGCACTCCGGTCTCTATACCATCAACTCCCAGCCCCCACAGCGAAGCGATATCAAAAAGCAGGTCGAAAGCACCAGTGAAGCAGTGTTGCGTGTGCGTACGCCAACGGGCCTTGGATCAGGCTTTCTGATCCAGTCTGACGGTTATGTGGTCACCAATCATCATGTAATCGACGGCGAGCACGAGATCACCCTGACCCTGTTCGAGAAGGGAGAGAGTGAACTCCGCCCCATCTTGTTCGACAACGTACGGATCGTCGCGCTCAGTCCCCATCTGGATCTGGCGCTGCTCAAGATCGAAGGCAACGGCGGTAAAACACTACCTGTTCTGGCACTGGGAGACTCCCATTCGCTGGCCCAGGGCGAGGATGTTTTCAGCATTGGCAGCCCACTGGGTTTTGATCGCACCGTAAGCCAGGGCATCATCAGCCTCAGGAATCGCCCGATGGATGGTCAGCTCTATCTGCAGAGTACAGTCCAGATCAACCCAGGTAACTCGGGTGGCCCGCTTTTCAACCTACGGGGTGAAGTGGTCGGTGTGAATAACATGAAAATCCAGGCAGTGGGCATTGAGGGCCTGAGCTTTGCAATCCCGGCCAACCGGCTTCGGGTCTTTCTCGACAACATCGATGCCTATGCATTCGATGCCAGAAACACCAACAATGGTTATCGTTACAACGCACCCATGACTCATCACGGAAAAGGGAAAAAGGGAAAATGA